The region CCGGCATCGACTACGTACAGCTGGTCAACACGGTCTACTTCCTCAAGGCCGCGTTGATCATTCCGCTGGCGCTGGCAATCTTCTGGCGTCGTATGACCGCGATCGCATTCGTCACGAGCTTGGTGCTCGCGGTGGCGGTCGGTTACCCCGTGCGGGAGTTCGTCGGGGAACTACAGGGAATCATCACTTTGGAGGCGATTTCGCTCGTGGCCGCAGTAGGTATCAGTCTGCTGTCCAAACAATCCTTCGACTTCGCCAGCCTGAAAGGGCGGGGTGATGTGCTCACCGATCACTCGGAAGCTGTCGAAGTGGTCGACCGCAGTGGTGATCTCGACCCGGATCCGGTCCGATGATCGCCTTCTGGATCGCCTTAGTCGCCGGCGTGGCGGTGGCCATCGTTTACATCGGTCTGGGTGTGCAGGCCTTCTTGCGGGTTCGTCGGGACGTCCTGTCGGCGGCCGCGTCGGGTGAGCCCGATGACCTGTCGACCGACGAGCTCGGCGATGCCGGCACGTTCACCTGGAAGGCGATCGGCGCGCTGGCGGGGTCTACCGCCGTGATCGCGCTGCTCGGCGTCAGCCCCGTCTTTTGGTACCTCCCAGCTGTTCTCGCAGTGGGCTCAGCGGTGGCGGTTGTGCTCGCGTTCCTCATCGACCGCAGGAGCGTCGAGGCGTGACCGCGACGAGGAAGGCCCACCTGCTGGGTTTCGTGCAGCACGGCGTGATGAATCACGCGTCGACGATGTGGGCGCATCCACGCGACAAGGTCGGTTATCACTGGTCGCGCCCGGAATACTGGCGCGATCTCGGCCGCATCATGGAGCGCGGACTGTTCGACGCGATGTTCATCGCGGACGAGCTCGCGCCATACACCACCTACAAGGGCAACTCCGACCCGGTCGTCAAGTACGCAGGCCAGTGTCCGGTGCACGAGCCGGCAACACTGGTGCCGATCGTTGGGGCGTTCACGAAACACCTGGGGATCGGCATCACGCTGTCGACGTCGTTCATTCCGCCCTACATGATGGCGCGCCACCTGTCTTCGCTGGACCATCTGACGAACGGCCGCGTCGGCTGGAACATCGTGACGTCATACTCCAAGAGCGAGTTTCAGGCGATGGGCAAGGACAATCTCACGCCGCGCGACAAGCGCTACGAGGTGGTCGAGGAGTACATGGAGATCCTGTATCAGCTATGGGACTCCTGGGATGACGACGCCATCGTCTACGACCGCGAGAACGGCATCTTCGCCGATCCGGCGAAGGTCCGCGAGATCGACTTCGAGGGCCAGTTCTTCAAGTCCAAGGGCCGTCACTTCGTCGCGCCGTCGCCGCAGAAGCGACCGGTGCTGTGGCAGGCCGGTTCCTCGGAGCAGGGGCGCGAGTTCGCCTCGAAACACGCCGAATCGGTGTTCGGCATCTTCCCGACACCCAAGAGCATGCGCGCCTACGCCGACGACATCCGCACCCGCGCCGACAACCACGGCCGCGACCCGGAGTCGGTCAAGCTCATCTACGGTCTGCAGACGATCATCGACCGCGACAAGTCTCGCGCCAACGACAAGTACGCCGAGTTTGTGGAGAACGTTCAGATCGAGAGCGCACTCGGAATCCTCTCCGGCCACACCGGTTTTGACTTCTCCACGCTCGAACTTGACGACAACGTGGTCGACGCCGACGTGCAGGGCATCCGGGGATTGTTCGACGCGATCCTGGAGGCCAAGGACGGTGCGCCGGTGACAGTGCGTGAAGCCGCGCAGATCTACGGCGTCTCGATGGGTGCCCCCGTCGCCGTCGGCACCCCGTCCGACGTCGCCGACCAGATGGAGTCCTACCTGGACGACGGCGGCTGCAACGGGTTCATGCTGTTGGCGACCGACACGCCCGGTTGCTTCAACGACGTGACCGAACTTCTGGTACCGGAGTTGCAGCGGCGCGGCCGCTACCGAACCCGTTATCCCGGAACCACGTTGCGAGAAAGCCTGCAGGAGTACTGATCTCACCGCGCAGCGCCCACTTCCTGGCCTTCATGCAGCACGGGGTCAGCAGCCACTCCGTCGGCATGTGGCGCCACCCGCAGGACAAGGTCGGATGGGACTACGCCTCGCCGCCGTACTGGCAGCACCTGGCCCGCACGCTTGAGCGCGGGCTGTTCGACGCACTGTTCCTCGCCGACGAGTTGGCGCCGTACAACTCATTCGAGGACAGCTCGGATGCCACCGTTCGCTACGCGGTGCAGGCGCCGACGCATGAGCCGGCGGCGTTGACGCCGATCATCACCGGCGCGACATCGTATCTGGGTGTAGGCATTACGTTGTCGACGGCGTTCGAGCATCCGTACTCGATGGCACGGCGGCTGTCGACCTTCGACCACCTGTCCGGCGGCCGGATCGCGTGGAACATCGTCGGGTCGTATTCGCCTTCGGAGTTCGCCGCGTACGGGCAGGACATGCCCGACCGCTCCATCCGGTACGAACGCATCGCCGAGTACGTCGACCTCTGCTGTCAGCTATGGGACTCGTGGCAGCCCGACGCGGTCGTCGCGGACCGGCATACCGGTGTGTACGCCCATCCGGAGAAGATCCGCGAGGTGGTGTTCGAGGGCAAGCACTTCCGCTGCCGAGCACGACATTTCGTCGCGCCCTCACCGCAGGGCAGACCCGTTTTGTGGCAGGCAGGCGCCAGCGAGCCGGGACGCCGGTTCGCCGCGCAGACCGCGGAAGCGATCTTCGCGATCCAGCCAACCGTGGCGTCGATGCGCGCCTATTCGGACGACATTCGCCGTCGGGTCGTCGACGCCGGCCGCGACCCCGCCGCGGTCAGGCTCTACTACGGCGCGCAGGTAATAGTCGCAGACACCGATGCGCAGGCCCGGGAGAAGGCGGCTCACCTGCGCGCGCTGCTCCGCCCCGAGGCGACGTTGGCGATGCTTTCCGGTCAGTTGGGTGTCGACTTCTCCGAGTTCGACCCTGCGACGCCGCTGGAGCAGATCCCGGTGCCCGGCATCCAGGGAGTCAAGGACGCGTTGGTGGCGACAGGGGCGGGTAGCGCCGTGACGGTAGCCGAGGCTGCTGAGATTTACTCGTTCCGCTTCTCGATGCCGCAGGTGATCGGTTCTCCGGTCACCGTCGCCGATCAACTCGAGGAATTCCTCGACGACGGCGGCGCCGACGGCTTCATGCTGCTGGCGACCTACACGCCGGGCTGCTTCGAGGAGTTCGTCGACCTCGTCGTTCCCGAACTGCAGCGACGCGGGCGCTACCGGACGCGTTACCCGGGTGCGACGCTGCGCGAAAACATCCTCGGCGATTGAGCCAACCGCTACGTCATCGAAACCCTCGACAGCTGACTATTAGGGTGAGGCTGTGCGCGTCCTCGTTATCGGATCCGGAGCCCGTGAACATGCGTTGCTGCTGGCCCTGCGCCGCGACCCCGAGGTCGAGGAGCTGGCCGTCGCGCCGGGCAACGCCGGCACGGCGAACATCGCCGATCAGTACGACGTCGACGTCAGCTCGGGTGAGGCCGTCGTGCAGTTGGCGCAGCGGATCGGCGCCGATCTGGTGGTGATCGGGCCCGAGGTGCCGCTGGTTCTCGGCGTCGCCGACGCGGTGCGCGCGGCGGGCATCGCGTGCTTCGGGCCGACGAAGGACGCTGCCCGCATCGAAGGATCGAAGGCGTTCGCCAAGGATGTGATGTCGGCGGCGGGTGTGCGGACCGCGACCAGCGAGATCGTCGACAACCCCGCGCACCTCGACGCGGCACTGGACCGGTTCGGGTGCTCCGCGGGCGATCAGGCGTGGGTGGTCAAAGACGACGGACTGGCCGCAGGCAAGGGCGTGGTGGTGACCGCGGACCGCGACGCCGCCCGCGCGCATGCGGCGAGCCTGCTCGACGCCGGCCACCCGGTGCTGCTCGAATCGTTCCTCGACGGGCCGGAGGTGTCACTGTTCAGCGTCGTCGACGGGGAAACCGTGGTGCCACTGGTGCCTGCGCAGGACTACAAGCGAGTCGGCGACAACGACACCGGACCCAACACCGGCGGCATGGGCGCCTACGCGCCGCTGCCGTGGCTACCCGCCGACGTGGTCACCCAGATCGTGGAAGAAGTGGTGAAACCCGTTGCGGCGGAGATGGTTCGGCGTGGTAGCCCTTTTTCCGGGCTGCTGTACGCCGGACTGGCGATCACATCGAAGGGGCCCGCCGTCGTCGAATTCAATTGCCGCTTCGGTGATCCCGAGACGCAGTCGGTGTTGGCGCTGCTGGAGACCCCGCTCGGCCAACTGCTGCATGCAGCGGCGACGGGGCGGCTTGCCGAACAACCGCCGTTGCGCTGGCACGACGGCTATGCCGTGACCGTGGTGGTGGCCGCCGAGAATTATCCGGGCCGACCGCGCGTCGGCGACGTCATCACCGGTTCGGAAACCGACGGTGTGCTGCACGCGGGCACGGCGCGACGCGACGACGGAGCGGTTGTGTCGTCGGGTGGCCGGGTGCTCTCGGTCGTCGGCACGGGCGCCGACCTGACCGCTGCGCGTGCAGCCGCCTATGCGCTGACGAACTCGATTCGCTTGCCCGGCAGCCATTTTCGGTCCGATATCGGGCT is a window of Mycobacterium sp. 3519A DNA encoding:
- a CDS encoding LLM class flavin-dependent oxidoreductase gives rise to the protein MTATRKAHLLGFVQHGVMNHASTMWAHPRDKVGYHWSRPEYWRDLGRIMERGLFDAMFIADELAPYTTYKGNSDPVVKYAGQCPVHEPATLVPIVGAFTKHLGIGITLSTSFIPPYMMARHLSSLDHLTNGRVGWNIVTSYSKSEFQAMGKDNLTPRDKRYEVVEEYMEILYQLWDSWDDDAIVYDRENGIFADPAKVREIDFEGQFFKSKGRHFVAPSPQKRPVLWQAGSSEQGREFASKHAESVFGIFPTPKSMRAYADDIRTRADNHGRDPESVKLIYGLQTIIDRDKSRANDKYAEFVENVQIESALGILSGHTGFDFSTLELDDNVVDADVQGIRGLFDAILEAKDGAPVTVREAAQIYGVSMGAPVAVGTPSDVADQMESYLDDGGCNGFMLLATDTPGCFNDVTELLVPELQRRGRYRTRYPGTTLRESLQEY
- a CDS encoding LLM class flavin-dependent oxidoreductase — its product is MQHGVSSHSVGMWRHPQDKVGWDYASPPYWQHLARTLERGLFDALFLADELAPYNSFEDSSDATVRYAVQAPTHEPAALTPIITGATSYLGVGITLSTAFEHPYSMARRLSTFDHLSGGRIAWNIVGSYSPSEFAAYGQDMPDRSIRYERIAEYVDLCCQLWDSWQPDAVVADRHTGVYAHPEKIREVVFEGKHFRCRARHFVAPSPQGRPVLWQAGASEPGRRFAAQTAEAIFAIQPTVASMRAYSDDIRRRVVDAGRDPAAVRLYYGAQVIVADTDAQAREKAAHLRALLRPEATLAMLSGQLGVDFSEFDPATPLEQIPVPGIQGVKDALVATGAGSAVTVAEAAEIYSFRFSMPQVIGSPVTVADQLEEFLDDGGADGFMLLATYTPGCFEEFVDLVVPELQRRGRYRTRYPGATLRENILGD
- the purD gene encoding phosphoribosylamine--glycine ligase yields the protein MRVLVIGSGAREHALLLALRRDPEVEELAVAPGNAGTANIADQYDVDVSSGEAVVQLAQRIGADLVVIGPEVPLVLGVADAVRAAGIACFGPTKDAARIEGSKAFAKDVMSAAGVRTATSEIVDNPAHLDAALDRFGCSAGDQAWVVKDDGLAAGKGVVVTADRDAARAHAASLLDAGHPVLLESFLDGPEVSLFSVVDGETVVPLVPAQDYKRVGDNDTGPNTGGMGAYAPLPWLPADVVTQIVEEVVKPVAAEMVRRGSPFSGLLYAGLAITSKGPAVVEFNCRFGDPETQSVLALLETPLGQLLHAAATGRLAEQPPLRWHDGYAVTVVVAAENYPGRPRVGDVITGSETDGVLHAGTARRDDGAVVSSGGRVLSVVGTGADLTAARAAAYALTNSIRLPGSHFRSDIGLAAAEGRVTV